From a single Apium graveolens cultivar Ventura chromosome 2, ASM990537v1, whole genome shotgun sequence genomic region:
- the LOC141707375 gene encoding uncharacterized protein LOC141707375 isoform X1 gives MGNIHRSGSKKSNDSARLVITTIMGMVFGYFIGISFPSVSLTRINLPSSLMSYHEENMKAADRSFPENLGSGNTPTIPKIFVPSNPRGAETLPPGIVVPETDYMLRRLWGDPSEDIKKKPKYLVTFTVGFDQRNNIDAAVKKFSDDFQILLFHYDGRTSEWDQFEWSKRAVHVSARKQTKWWYAKRFLHPDVVAAYDYIFIWDEDLGVEHFNGDKFIELVKKHGLEISQPGLEPNNGLTWQMTKRRGDREVHKDTEERPGWCSDPHLPPCAAFVEIMAPVFSREAWRCVWHMIQNDLVHGWGLDFALRRCVEPAHEKIGVVDSQWIIHQVIPSLGSQGVSEAGKAPWEGVKQRCRSEWALFQDRLTNADQAYFMKQKKG, from the exons ATGGGAAACATCCATCGCAG TGGTTCAAAAAAATCAAATGATAGTGCGAGACTTGTTATAACAACCATCATGGGAATGGTATTCGGCTATTTTATTGGTATTTCATTTCCGTCAGTTTCCCTTACCAGG ATCAACTTACCTTCCAGCCTTATGTCATATCATGAGGAGAATATGAAAGCGGCTGACCGCAGTTTTCCTGAAAATCTTGGTTCAGGCAACACACCTACGATACCCAAG ATCTTTGTTCCATCTAATCCTCGCGGTGCTGAGACGTTGCCTCCGGGAATTGTGGTGCCCGAGACCGATTATATGTTAAGAAGGTTATGGGGTGACCCAAGTGAG GACATAAAAAAGAAGCCGAAGTACCTGGTAACCTTTACAGTCGGTTTTGATCAGAGGAACAATATTGATGCAGCAGTCAAAAAA TTTTCGGATGATTTTCAGATTTTGCTTTTCCACTATGATGGCCGGACTAGTGAATGGGATCAGTTTGAATGGTCAAAGCGTGCTGTTCATGTCAGCGCTAGGAAACAGACGAAATG GTGGTATGCGAAAAGATTTTTGCATCCTGATGTTGTAGCAGCCTATGATTACATATTCATTTGGGATGAAGATCTTGGTGTCGAGCACTTCAATGGGGACAA GTTTATCGAACTGGTTAAGAAACATGGTCTCGAGATATCCCAGCCAGGTCTTGAACCCAATAATGGACTAACATGGCAGATGACAAAGAGGAGAGGTGACAGAGAAGTTCACAA GGATACAGAAGAGAGACCAGGCTGGTGCAGTGACCCACATTTGCCTCCATGTGCGGC ATTTGTGGAGATTATGGCACCAGTATTTTCTCGAGAAGCATGGCGGTGTGTGTGGCATATGATTCAG AATGATTTGGTGCATGGATGGGGTTTAGATTTTGCCCTGAGAAGATGCGTGGAG CCTGCACATGAAAAAATTGGCGTTGTTGATTCACAGTGGATTATTCATCAAGTAATTCCTTCTCTTGGGAGTCAG GGTGTCTCCGAGGCCGGTAAAGCTCCATGGGAAGGG GTGAAACAAAGATGCAGAAGCGAGTGGGCTCTCTTTCAAGACCGTCTTACAAATGCAGACCAGGCATATTTTATGAAGCAGAAGAAGGGTTAA
- the LOC141707375 gene encoding uncharacterized protein LOC141707375 isoform X2, with the protein MGMVFGYFIGISFPSVSLTRINLPSSLMSYHEENMKAADRSFPENLGSGNTPTIPKIFVPSNPRGAETLPPGIVVPETDYMLRRLWGDPSEDIKKKPKYLVTFTVGFDQRNNIDAAVKKFSDDFQILLFHYDGRTSEWDQFEWSKRAVHVSARKQTKWWYAKRFLHPDVVAAYDYIFIWDEDLGVEHFNGDKFIELVKKHGLEISQPGLEPNNGLTWQMTKRRGDREVHKDTEERPGWCSDPHLPPCAAFVEIMAPVFSREAWRCVWHMIQNDLVHGWGLDFALRRCVEPAHEKIGVVDSQWIIHQVIPSLGSQGVSEAGKAPWEGVKQRCRSEWALFQDRLTNADQAYFMKQKKG; encoded by the exons ATGGGAATGGTATTCGGCTATTTTATTGGTATTTCATTTCCGTCAGTTTCCCTTACCAGG ATCAACTTACCTTCCAGCCTTATGTCATATCATGAGGAGAATATGAAAGCGGCTGACCGCAGTTTTCCTGAAAATCTTGGTTCAGGCAACACACCTACGATACCCAAG ATCTTTGTTCCATCTAATCCTCGCGGTGCTGAGACGTTGCCTCCGGGAATTGTGGTGCCCGAGACCGATTATATGTTAAGAAGGTTATGGGGTGACCCAAGTGAG GACATAAAAAAGAAGCCGAAGTACCTGGTAACCTTTACAGTCGGTTTTGATCAGAGGAACAATATTGATGCAGCAGTCAAAAAA TTTTCGGATGATTTTCAGATTTTGCTTTTCCACTATGATGGCCGGACTAGTGAATGGGATCAGTTTGAATGGTCAAAGCGTGCTGTTCATGTCAGCGCTAGGAAACAGACGAAATG GTGGTATGCGAAAAGATTTTTGCATCCTGATGTTGTAGCAGCCTATGATTACATATTCATTTGGGATGAAGATCTTGGTGTCGAGCACTTCAATGGGGACAA GTTTATCGAACTGGTTAAGAAACATGGTCTCGAGATATCCCAGCCAGGTCTTGAACCCAATAATGGACTAACATGGCAGATGACAAAGAGGAGAGGTGACAGAGAAGTTCACAA GGATACAGAAGAGAGACCAGGCTGGTGCAGTGACCCACATTTGCCTCCATGTGCGGC ATTTGTGGAGATTATGGCACCAGTATTTTCTCGAGAAGCATGGCGGTGTGTGTGGCATATGATTCAG AATGATTTGGTGCATGGATGGGGTTTAGATTTTGCCCTGAGAAGATGCGTGGAG CCTGCACATGAAAAAATTGGCGTTGTTGATTCACAGTGGATTATTCATCAAGTAATTCCTTCTCTTGGGAGTCAG GGTGTCTCCGAGGCCGGTAAAGCTCCATGGGAAGGG GTGAAACAAAGATGCAGAAGCGAGTGGGCTCTCTTTCAAGACCGTCTTACAAATGCAGACCAGGCATATTTTATGAAGCAGAAGAAGGGTTAA